One Rosa chinensis cultivar Old Blush chromosome 3, RchiOBHm-V2, whole genome shotgun sequence DNA window includes the following coding sequences:
- the LOC112194306 gene encoding uncharacterized protein LOC112194306, which produces MDKIREIPFFSKEVKKIWDVWNLQGCILLSLSLQVSLLLASFRKKCRSKLLRGLIWSAYLLADWIAAVAIGIITKSQVDTCDPKGNKDLLAFWASFLLLHLGGPDTITSFALEDNEFWVRHLVGLIVQVLAAACCFYLTLHNKFLVPTVLVFVVGTIKFGERTCALYLASLDHFGETVLPKPVAGPDYEETVAIHTSMRSVAVSTTQEVVVPIRPYIGDAHKDPKFTIKGNSKESLNDMQLLQEAYYLFESFKRLIAGFLLSSKDRELSRDFFLKRTYTSAFQLIEYELNFMYEVLHTKVIVVRRKIGYTLRLISFCATIVALVFFFSVEKKEFVKFDIDLTYALFSGAIFLDIISVFMLIFSDWTLIAFNNTNIWSRFIAAVIMKRGRWSGSVSQYNMIKNCLDERPECVFTLAGCLGVGGILGRTKIVYFSSSEAVTEELKYFIFRQLRLKSLKANNRRDGMEACSQRGDWALLLNLNYQKLKWSIGDYQYAESVLLWHIATELYYAESGTEQCPDCRQGRQATQRECDSDNRLKLCNFCESNARRSICKLVSDYLFYLLVMQHPMMAPVLGNWHIVFQDTCAEAKRFFRKHSVKDHKEACKKISGVEAKFRSAAVKGSKSKSVLFDACMLAEQLKELEADHDPWKLMSRVWVELLSYASIKCRPIVHAQQPSRGGELMTFTWLLMNHLGLGTQFYELENQAGTKMVADK; this is translated from the coding sequence ATGGATAAAATTAGGGAGATACCATTTTTCTCCAAAGAGGTGAAGAAGATATGGGACGTGTGGAATCTGCAGGGCTGTATTCTCTTAAGTCTCTCACTGCAAGTTTCTCTGCTCTTGGCATCATTTCGGAAAAAATGCAGAAGCAAATTGCTACGAGGACTCATCTGGTCTGCGTATTTGCTCGCCGATTGGATTGCTGCTGTTGCAATAGGGATAATCACCAAATCCCAAGTTGACACTTGCGACCCGAAGGGCAACAAAGATCTTTTGGCATTCTGGGCTTCCTTTCTTCTACTCCATCTTGGCGGCCCTGATACCATTACCTCTTTTGCTCTTGAGGACAACGAGTTCTGGGTTAGGCACTTGGTTGGACTAATTGTTCAAGTTCTTGCAGCTGCTTGTTGTTTCTACCTGACACTTCATAACAAGTTCTTGGTTCCGACAGTACTAGTCTTTGTTGTTGGAACAATCAAGTTTGGGGAGAGAACTTGTGCTCTGTATCTTGCTAGTCTAGACCATTTTGGGGAGACTGTATTGCCAAAGCCGGTGGCTGGACCTGACTATGAAGAAACTGTAGCAATCCATACTTCAATGAGGTCAGTCGCAGTCTCTACGACACAAGAAGTAGTGGTACCAATCAGGCCATATATTGGGGATGCACATAAAGATCCAAAGTTTACGATTAAGGGAAATTCAAAAGAATCTTTAAACGACATGCAATTGCTGCAAGAAGCGTATTACCTCTTTGAGAGCTTCAAAAGACTCATTGCTGGCTTTCTTCTCAGCTCCAAAGACCGAGAACTGAGTCGAGATTTCTTCCTTAAAAGAACCTATACTAGCGCTTTTCAGTTGATAGAGTACGAGCTCAACTTCATGTATGAGGTTCTTCACACCAAGGTTATTGTGGTGCGTCGCAAAATTGGGTACACCCTCCGCTTAATAAGCTTCTGTGCAACCATTGTTGCCTTGGTGTTCTTCTTTTCGGTTGAAAAGAAAGAGTTTGTCAAGTTTGACATTGATCTTACTTATGCTTTGTTTAGTGGAGCCATTTTCCTGGACATCATATCTGTCTTTATGCTTATCTTCTCTGACTGGACCCTCATTGCCTTCAACAACACTAACATTTGGAGCAGATTTATTGCTGCTGTAATAATGAAAAGAGGAAGGTGGTCTGGATCGGTATCCCAATACAATATGATAAAGAATTGCCTGGATGAGCGTCCAGAATGTGTCTTTACTCTTGCCGGTTGTCTGGGTGTTGGGGGAATTCTGGGCAGAACCAAAATTGTCTACTTTTCATCCTCAGAAGCAGTCACCGAAGAGCTGAAGTACTTTATCTTCAGGCAGCTGAGGTTAAAATCTCTGAAAGCAAACAACAGAAGGGATGGAATGGAGGCATGTTCACAAAGAGGTGACTGGGCTCTGCTGCTGAATTTAAACTATCAGAAACTCAAATGGAGCATTGGGGATTATCAATATGCGGAAAGTGTTCTTCTCTGGCACATTGCAACAGAACTCTACTATGCTGAAAGTGGAACCGAGCAATGTCCTGATTGTCGTCAAGGTAGACAAGCAACACAAAGGGAATGTGATAGTGACAATCGACTAAAACTTTGCAATTTTTGTGAAAGTAACGCCAGGCGTAGTATTTGCAAACTTGTTTCAGATTATCTGTTTTATCTTCTGGTGATGCAGCATCCAATGATGGCCCCAGTTTTGGGGAATTGGCATATAGTGTTCCAGGACACTTGTGCAGAGGCCAAGAGATTCTTTCGCAAGCATTCAGTAAAAGATCATAAGGAAGCCTGTAAAAAGATTTCTGGTGTCGAAGCCAAATTCAGATCGGCTGCTGTGAAGGGAAGTAAAAGCAAATCTGTGCTGTTTGATGCATGTATGCTTGCAGAACAGCTTAAGGAGTTGGAGGCAGATCATGACCCATGGAAGCTAATGAGCCGGGTGTGGGTGGAATTATTGTCATATGCTTCCATTAAATGTAGACCGATTGTACATGCTCAGCAACCAAGTAGGGGTGGAGAACTGATGACTTTCACTTGGCTACTGATGAATCATCTGGGCTTGGGAACACAATTCTACGAGCTGGAAAACCAAGCTGGAACAAAAATGGTGGCAGACAAGTAA
- the LOC112192636 gene encoding putative pentatricopeptide repeat-containing protein At5g06400, mitochondrial — protein MRGLSTILQSLCWSSTSKTLDFRFSKFHKIDNFATLTKPSTKPNKAHLKQQQEPSSFGSLFSEITEILGAEHVTLDKTPSGFFICKETHLGVGEVGQEIAKVNALGEKEDITVVEETRFESVAETDVSPVVHEVTNIVRAENGLVSMEERLDELGFQLDSEIVDKVLKRCFKVPHLALRFFDWVKLKVWFCHTTKTYNTVLCIAGEAREFGLVEKMVEEMERNLCEKDVKTWTILIQMYGKAKLVGRALLVYEKMKKCGFEPDSVVFRMMIRALCAAGKADVAMEFYKEMVQKDIGLDINMYKLLLNGIASYGDTAAVGLVSDDMMRVSQIPEHAVYGCVLKSFCISGRIREALEYIRELKNKDVMLLPEYFETLVKGLCRADRIADALEILDIMKKRDFVDGNVYGIIINGYLRKNDVSRALDLFRSMKECGYLPTTSTYTELMQRLFNENEYQQGCELYDEMLERGVEPDSVAVTAMVAGHVRQNHISEAWKVFNDMKDKGIKPTSKLYLVFIKELCRISRTDEILKVLVHMRASDMRIKDDTFNWVVLHMEKKGEMDSLEKVKQMQSLYKLQPHDGEVSSSDASSGERTNTVLELLPKKMDPLLNSDAYDDKDLQEICKILSSSTDWCFIQEVLEKSSVDYTPGLVLEILRYHSGHGSVALQFFSWVGKQSGYCHTTDTYNMAIKIAGRGKDFKHMRNLFYEMRRNSFSITQDTWTIMIMQYGRTGLTEIALQFFREMKSNCNPTGSTYKYLIISLCGRKGRRVDEAIKIFQEMIRAAHIPDKELVETYVGCLCEVGKLSDARRCIDSLSKVGFTTSLGCSLYIRALCRAGKLQEASALMDDIGEERSTLDRYTYGSFVHGLLRSGQVEEALAKVESMKQAGMKPTVHVYTSLIVHFFKEKQIKRALEIFNEMQQEGCEPTVVTYSALIRGYMNMGMIAEAWSVFHNMKLKGPLPDFKTYSMFLHCLCKAGKSEEAMQLISEMLNSGIVPSVVNFRTVFYGLNREGKQDLARIVMEQKSSLIRKRKFLIS, from the coding sequence ATGCGAGGCTTATCCACCATATTACAGTCCTTGTGTTGGAGCTCAACCTCTAAAACCCTTGATTTCCGattctcaaaatttcataagatTGATAACTTTGCGACGCTCACTAAGCCATCTACTAAGCCCAACAAAGCCCACTTGAAACAACAACAAGAACCGAGTTCGTTTGGATCGCTGTTCAGTGAAATAACTGAGATTTTAGGGGCTGAACATGTCACTCTGGATAAAACCCCATCTGGGTTTTTTATTTGCAAGGAAACCCATCTTGGGGTTGGTGAGGTTGGGCAAGAGATTGCTAAGGTGAATGCACTGGGAGAAAAGGAAGATATAACTGTTGTGGAGGAAACCAGATTCGAAAGCGTAGCTGAAACTGATGTTAGTCCAGTAGTTCATGAGGTTACGAACATTGTCAGGGCGGAAAATGGTTTGGTTTCGATGGAGGAGCGGTTAGACGAGTTGGGTTTTCAGTTAGATTCAGAGATTGTTGACAAAGTTCTGAAGAGGTGCTTTAAAGTGCCACATTTGGCTTTAAGGTTCTTTGATTGGGTGAAACTGAAAGTATGGTTCTGTCACACGACTAAGACTTATAATACCGTGCTGTGTATAGCTGGGGAGGCAAGAGAGTTCGGGCTGGTGGAGAAGATGGTGGAGGAGATGGAAAGGAACTTGTGCGAGAAAGATGTTAAGACCTGGACCATTCTTATCCAGATGTATGGGAAGGCTAAGTTAGTTGGAAGAGCCTTGTTAGTCTATGAAAAGATGAAGAAATGCGGTTTTGAACCAGACTCCGTGGTTTTCAGAATGATGATACGTGCACTTTGTGCTGCTGGAAAAGCCGACGTGGCAATGGAATTTTACAAGGAAATGGTACAGAAGGACATTGGACTTGATATCAATATGTATAAGCTGTTATTGAATGGCATAGCTAGCTACGGAGATACTGCTGCTGTGGGCTTGGTTTCAGATGACATGATGAGAGTCTCACAGATTCCTGAACATGCGGTTTATGGTTGTGTCCTGAAGTCTTTCTGTATCTCTGGTAGAATCAGAGAAGCTTTGGAATATATTCGTGAGCTCAAGAATAAAGATGTTATGCTTCTCCCTGAATATTTTGAGACTTTGGTGAAAGGACTGTGCAGGGCTGATAGAATTGCAGATGCTTTGGAGATTTTGGATATTATGAAGAAAAGAGATTTTGTTGATGGAAATGTGTATGGGATTATCATCAATGGATACTTGAGAAAAAATGATGTTTCTAGAGCACTTGATCTGTTTCGTAGTATGAAAGAATGTGGATATTTGCCTACTACTTCTACCTACACTGAACTGATGCAGCGCCTCTTCAATGAGAATGAGTATCAACAAGGCTGTGAGCTGTATGATGAGATGCTTGAAAGAGGAGTTGAGCCAGATAGTGTGGCCGTTACAGCCATGGTTGCAGGCCACGTCCGCCAAAACCATATATCTGAAGCATGGAAAGTATTTAATGATATGAAGGACAAAGGCATTAAGCCCACTTCAAAGTTGTATTTAGTATTTATCAAGGAGCTTTGCAGAATTTCAAGGACAGATGAGATTCTGAAGGTCTTGGTTCATATGCGGGCATCTGATATGCGCATTAAAGATGACACATTCAATTGGGTTGTACTTCATATGGAGAAAAAGGGAGAGATGGATAGCCTTGAAAAAGTAAAGCAGATGCAAAGTCTTTATAAATTGCAGCCTCATGATGGAGAGGTATCAAGCAGTGATGCATCTAGTGGAGAGAGGACCAATACAGTGTTGGAGTTGCTACCAAAGAAGATGGATCCCTTATTGAATTCTGATGCTTATGATGACAAGGATTTGCAAGAAATTTGTAAAATTCTGTCCTCTTCAACTGACTGGTGCTTCATTCAAGAAGTTTTGGAGAAGTCTTCTGTTGATTACACTCCAGGACTCGTTCTGGAAATTTTGAGGTATCACAGTGGGCATGGTTCGGTAGCATTACAGTTTTTCTCGTGGGTTGGAAAGCAATCTGGTTATTGCCACACTACTGATACTTACAACATGGCTATCAAAATTGCAGGGCGTGGGAAAGATTTCAAGCACATGAGGAACCTTTTCTATGAAATGAGGAGAAACAGTTTCTCAATAACACAAGATACATGGACAATAATGATAATGCAATATGGTCGAACAGGTCTCACAGAGATTGCTCTTCAGTTTTTCAGAGAGATGAAAAGTAATTGCAACCCAACTGGCAGTACCTATAAGTATTTGATCATATCTCTTTGTGGGAGAAAAGGTCGAAGGGTAGATGAAGCAATTAAAATATTCCAGGAGATGATCCGTGCTGCACATATACCTGACAAAGAGTTGGTTGAAACTTACGTTGGTTGTTTATGTGAAGTTGGTAAGCTGTCAGATGCTAGAAGATGCATAGATTCTCTTTCCAAAGTTGGTTTTACCACCTCTCTTGGTTGTTCCTTGTACATTAGGGCTCTTTGTCGAGCTGGGAAGTTACAAGAAGCTTCTGCGTTGATGGATGATATTGGGGAAGAGCGATCCACATTGGATCGGTATACTTATGGGAGCTTTGTTCATGGACTTTTGCGGAGTGGACAAGTAGAAGAAGCACTGGCCAAGGTGGAGTCTATGAAGCAGGCTGGCATGAAGCcaaccgttcatgtttatacATCCTTAATAGTTCATTTCTTTAAGGAGAAGCAGATCAAAAGGGCATTAGAAATTTTCAATGAAATGCAACAGGAAGGATGTGAACCGACGGTAGTTACTTATTCCGCGCTTATCCGAGGGTACATGAACATGGGGATGATTGCTGAAGCTTGGAGTGTCTTTCACAACATGAAACTGAAAGGGCCATTGCCGGATTTCAAAACTTATTCAATGTTCCTTCATTGTCTTTGTAAGGCAGGGAAATCAGAAGAAGCCATGCAGCTTATATCTGAAATGTTGAACAGTGGGATTGTTCCCAGTGTTGTCAATTTTCGAACTGTATTTTACGGACTTAACCGAGAAGGTAAGCAAGATTTGGCTCGCATTGTAATGGAACAGAAGTCATCTTTGATTAGAAAACGTAAGTTCTTAATATCATGA
- the LOC112192637 gene encoding uncharacterized protein LOC112192637 — protein MRNPTRTLANWTFEKKGKRPKSRYREREMAMPWNMTLWMAEMVWLALTGWVSSCLTVADELATSLRTGDIGPFNVG, from the coding sequence ATGCGTAACCCAACAAGAACTCTCGCAAATTGGACTTTTGAGAAGAAAGGAAAGAGGCCGAAGAGCagatacagagagagagagatggcaatGCCATGGAACATGACTCTTTGGATGGCCGAGATGGTCTGGTTGGCTCTCACCGGCTGGGTCTCCTCTTGCTTGACTGTCGCTGACGAGCTCGCCACCTCCCTCAGAACCGGAGATATTGGCCCTTTCAATGTCGGCTGA
- the LOC112194307 gene encoding cysteine proteinase inhibitor 1, with the protein MRHCLLLLLLSHFIAADQLWLSGGWGPIGDLNKPYLKEIAEFAVSEISKQSRKKLVFQSVLKGERQVVRGFNYLLDIEVKDESSPHSSSTVIYKCSVFSGILDEGMKFKGCEILSGRVDVNF; encoded by the coding sequence ATGCGTCActgccttctcctcctcctcctctcccaTTTCATCGCTGCTGACCAACTCTGGCTCTCCGGTGGCTGGGGTCCCATCGGAGATCTCAACAAACCCTATCTGAAAGAGATCGCGGAGTTTGCAGTTTCTGAAATCAGCAAACAATCCCGCAAGAAGTTGGTATTCCAGAGCGTTCTCAAGGGTGAGCGTCAAGTAGTACGAGGATTCAATTATCTTCTTGACATTGAGGTCAAGGATGAGTCGTCGCCCCATTCCTCTAGTACTGTCATATATAAATGTTCTGTCTTCAGTGGTATCTTAGACGAGGGGATGAAATTCAAGGGTTGTGAGATCCTTTCTGGTAGGGTGGATGTCAATTTCTAG
- the LOC112194770 gene encoding fruit bromelain isoform X2: protein MAGYVDSRNQLATTIILILFSSSLAHANDVDVAEIFNQWIVQHQRVYSTEVHKQNRFEIFKANWEYVENFKKIGNKTYTLGLNKFSDLSPEEFLKTYTCGRDPTPTSTHSNSTSTYPHVGMDYLDYEACYESRDWTEDGYVSPPGDQTPYCGCSGGLVTDAFDYVKRNGGLTSADNYPYDAKDGICNLDKAKQFKASITGFARVPPNDEYEMIMAVCQQPVAVDIKTTDDFQLYTGGVFSKDCGNGLIDHSMTIVGMGETDDGVKYWKLKNSWGQDWGEGGYMRMIRGTSKREGHCFINARASYPIID from the exons ATGGCAGGTTATGTCGATAGCAGAAACCAGCTTGCCACAACAATCATTTTGATTCTCTTCTCATCGTCATTGGCCCATGCAAACGACGTCGACGTGGCCGAGATCTTCAACCAGTGGATCGTCCAACATCAGAGGGTGTACTCAACCGAGGTTCACAAACAAAACCGTTTTGAGATATTCAAAGCCAACTGGGAATACGTCGAGAACTTCAAGAAGATCGGCAACAAGACCTATACCTTAGGTCTGAATAAGTTCTCGGACTTAAGCCCGGAAGAATTCCTGAAAACTTATACCTGCGGCAGAGATCCCACTCCCACCAGTACCCACTCAAACTCGACCTCCACATATCCTCATGTCGGCATGGATTATCTTGACTATGAGGCATGCTATGAATCAAGGGACTGGACGGAAGATGGATATGTGAGCCCCCCTGGGGATCAGACTCCGTACTGTG GATGCAGTGGCGGTCTCGTAACGGATGCATTTGACTACGTAAAACGGAACGGAGGCCTCACCAGTGCCGACAATTACCCATATGATGCTAAGGATGGAATATGCAATCTCGATAAGGCAAAACAATTTAAAGCAAGTATTACTGGGTTTGCTCGCGTGCCGCCGAATGACGAGTATGAGATGATAATGGCAGTATGCCAGCAGCCGGTAGCGGTCGATATTAAGACGACAGATGATTTTCAGCTTTACACTGGTGGAGTATTCAGTAAAGACTGTGGAAATGGGTTGATAGACCACTCTATGACCATTGTTGGAATGGGGGAGACTGATGACGGCGTTAAGTACTGGAAACTGAAGAACTCGTGGGGTCAGGATTGGGGTGAAGGAGGGTACATGAGAATGATCAGAGGAACTAGCAAGCGAGAAGGTCATTGTTTCATCAATGCGAGAGCTTCTTATCCCATAATTGATTGA
- the LOC112194770 gene encoding chymomexicain isoform X1: MAGYVDSRNQLATTIILILFSSSLAHANDVDVAEIFNQWIVQHQRVYSTEVHKQNRFEIFKANWEYVENFKKIGNKTYTLGLNKFSDLSPEEFLKTYTCGRDPTPTSTHSNSTSTYPHVGMDYLDYEACYESRDWTEDGYVSPPGDQTPYCAACWAFTTAAAVEGIAYIKRNSSVQLSVQQIVDCDKLSNLGCSGGLVTDAFDYVKRNGGLTSADNYPYDAKDGICNLDKAKQFKASITGFARVPPNDEYEMIMAVCQQPVAVDIKTTDDFQLYTGGVFSKDCGNGLIDHSMTIVGMGETDDGVKYWKLKNSWGQDWGEGGYMRMIRGTSKREGHCFINARASYPIID, translated from the exons ATGGCAGGTTATGTCGATAGCAGAAACCAGCTTGCCACAACAATCATTTTGATTCTCTTCTCATCGTCATTGGCCCATGCAAACGACGTCGACGTGGCCGAGATCTTCAACCAGTGGATCGTCCAACATCAGAGGGTGTACTCAACCGAGGTTCACAAACAAAACCGTTTTGAGATATTCAAAGCCAACTGGGAATACGTCGAGAACTTCAAGAAGATCGGCAACAAGACCTATACCTTAGGTCTGAATAAGTTCTCGGACTTAAGCCCGGAAGAATTCCTGAAAACTTATACCTGCGGCAGAGATCCCACTCCCACCAGTACCCACTCAAACTCGACCTCCACATATCCTCATGTCGGCATGGATTATCTTGACTATGAGGCATGCTATGAATCAAGGGACTGGACGGAAGATGGATATGTGAGCCCCCCTGGGGATCAGACTCCGTACTGTG CTGCATGCTGGGCATTTACGACCGCAGCAGCAGTGGAAGGGATTGCATATATAAAGAGAAATAGCTCAGTTCAACTATCCGTGCAGCAAATCGTTGATTGTGATAAGTTGTCTAACCTAGGATGCAGTGGCGGTCTCGTAACGGATGCATTTGACTACGTAAAACGGAACGGAGGCCTCACCAGTGCCGACAATTACCCATATGATGCTAAGGATGGAATATGCAATCTCGATAAGGCAAAACAATTTAAAGCAAGTATTACTGGGTTTGCTCGCGTGCCGCCGAATGACGAGTATGAGATGATAATGGCAGTATGCCAGCAGCCGGTAGCGGTCGATATTAAGACGACAGATGATTTTCAGCTTTACACTGGTGGAGTATTCAGTAAAGACTGTGGAAATGGGTTGATAGACCACTCTATGACCATTGTTGGAATGGGGGAGACTGATGACGGCGTTAAGTACTGGAAACTGAAGAACTCGTGGGGTCAGGATTGGGGTGAAGGAGGGTACATGAGAATGATCAGAGGAACTAGCAAGCGAGAAGGTCATTGTTTCATCAATGCGAGAGCTTCTTATCCCATAATTGATTGA